Proteins co-encoded in one Streptomyces sp. JH34 genomic window:
- a CDS encoding M48 family metallopeptidase: MTDTSHESVPSRHRRRFPDISSRAYEHPADRSALVALRKLSGFDTVFKALSGLLPERSLRLLFLSDSVRVSDAQFAHLNDMLRDACYILDLEKVPSMYVTQNPQPNAMCIGLDEPVIVVTTGLVELLDEEEMRAVVGHEVGHALSGHSVYRTILLFLTNLALKVAWIPLGNVAIMAIVTALREWFRKSELSADRAGLLVGQDLRASMRGLMKIAGGNHLHEMNVDAFLAQADEYEKSGDLRDSVLKILNVLPRTHPFTTVRAAELKKWSESRDFQRIMDGHYPKRDEDKDTSVTDSFRESAAHYADTVRTSKDPLMKLVGDIAGGAGDLGGKLRDKFTGAGGGAAGGGAGKGDRRGPGATDGSEGTWRRPDPEEGPESGT; this comes from the coding sequence ATGACCGACACCAGTCACGAGAGCGTGCCGAGCAGGCACCGCAGGCGATTCCCGGACATCTCCTCGCGGGCCTACGAGCATCCGGCGGACCGCTCGGCCCTGGTGGCCCTGCGCAAGCTGAGCGGTTTCGACACCGTGTTCAAGGCGCTCAGCGGCCTGCTTCCCGAGCGCAGCCTGCGGCTGCTCTTCCTGTCGGACTCCGTCCGGGTGAGCGACGCCCAGTTCGCGCATCTCAACGACATGTTGCGGGACGCCTGTTACATCCTGGACCTCGAGAAGGTCCCTTCGATGTACGTGACGCAGAACCCGCAGCCGAACGCCATGTGCATCGGCCTCGACGAGCCGGTCATCGTCGTGACCACCGGGCTGGTGGAGCTGCTCGACGAGGAGGAGATGCGTGCCGTCGTAGGCCACGAGGTGGGCCACGCCCTGTCCGGTCACTCGGTGTACCGCACGATATTGCTGTTCCTCACCAACCTCGCGCTCAAGGTGGCATGGATCCCGCTCGGCAATGTCGCGATCATGGCCATCGTGACCGCGCTGCGCGAGTGGTTCCGCAAGTCCGAACTGTCCGCGGACCGGGCCGGTCTGCTGGTGGGGCAGGATCTGCGTGCATCGATGCGCGGGCTGATGAAGATCGCCGGCGGCAATCATCTCCATGAGATGAATGTGGACGCGTTCCTGGCCCAGGCCGACGAGTACGAGAAGAGCGGTGACCTCCGCGACTCCGTGCTCAAGATTCTCAATGTGCTCCCCCGGACGCATCCGTTCACCACGGTCCGGGCGGCCGAGCTGAAGAAGTGGTCGGAGAGCCGTGACTTCCAGCGCATCATGGACGGCCACTACCCCAAGCGCGACGAGGACAAGGACACCTCGGTGACGGATTCGTTCCGCGAGTCCGCCGCGCACTACGCGGACACGGTCCGCACCAGCAAGGACCCGCTGATGAAGCTCGTCGGCGACATCGCGGGCGGTGCGGGCGACCTCGGAGGCAAGCTCCGGGACAAGTTCACGGGCGCGGGCGGCGGAGCTGCTGGTGGCGGCGCGGGCAAGGGCGACAGGCGCGGCCCGGGCGCTACGGACGGTTCCGAGGGGACGTGGAGGCGTCCGGACCCTGAGGAGGGCCCTGAGTCGGGGACGTGA
- the nadD gene encoding nicotinate-nucleotide adenylyltransferase, producing MGEQEVPTGRGKRRLGVMGGTFDPIHHGHLVAASEVAAHFHLDEVVFVPTGQPWQKSHKQVSPAEDRYLMTVIATASNPQFSVSRSDIDRGGPTYTIDTLRDLRTAHGDADLFFITGADALSQILTWRDAEELFSLSHFIGVTRPGHLLTDDGLPKGGVSLVEVPALAISSTDCRARVAQGEPVWYLVPDGVVRYIDKRQLYRGE from the coding sequence ATGGGAGAGCAGGAAGTGCCTACCGGCCGCGGCAAGCGCCGCCTGGGCGTGATGGGCGGGACTTTTGACCCGATCCATCACGGACACCTGGTGGCGGCCAGTGAAGTGGCCGCCCACTTCCACCTGGACGAGGTGGTCTTCGTCCCGACCGGGCAGCCCTGGCAGAAGAGTCACAAGCAGGTGTCCCCGGCCGAGGACCGTTATCTGATGACGGTCATCGCGACGGCGTCCAACCCGCAGTTCTCGGTCAGCCGCAGCGACATCGACCGAGGCGGACCGACGTACACGATCGACACGCTGCGGGACCTGCGCACCGCCCACGGCGACGCGGACCTCTTCTTCATCACCGGCGCCGACGCCCTGTCACAGATCCTGACCTGGCGGGACGCCGAGGAACTGTTCTCGCTCTCCCACTTCATCGGTGTGACCCGGCCGGGTCACCTCCTGACCGACGACGGCCTCCCCAAGGGCGGGGTCTCGCTCGTGGAGGTGCCCGCACTGGCGATCTCGTCCACGGACTGCCGCGCCAGGGTCGCGCAGGGCGAGCCGGTCTGGTACCTGGTGCCGGACGGCGTCGTCCGCTACATCGACAAGCGCCAGCTGTACCGCGGCGAATGA
- a CDS encoding LCP family protein translates to MNDRQNPYDPYQQPQIIGYDEYGQPVYQQQGQGQQQGQQQYDPYAQQQPQQPQQQDGQSQQGYGYGYDPYAGAQQQYDPYAAQHTQQPTQQPQQPTQQGYGYGDDYGAYGYDTGRQPAVDDSTQQWTATQAPAAAVPSPPVPEQRREPEPPAEPVVPGQRRADGEPGTEQFAFIEEPDEDSEDVIDWLKFTESRSERREEARRRGHNRMVALIVVVALVVVGGAGYLWFAGKIPGVSGGDGQSTTATGPQKRDVIVVHLHNTKKGGTSTALLVDNVTTGQGTTVLLPNSLAVAGDDGSTTTLGKSVDDDGSTGTREAIDTLLGTSISGTWRLDTPYLENLVELVGNIEVDTDTTVPDSKKGASPLVDKGEGQTLSGPMAVAYATYQGEGEPEAKQLMRFGQVMRSVLRKLSEDPKAATVTIETLAQILDPSLPEQDLGASLAKLAGHAKVGDYKTELLPVQDDGTLTEKATASVVKEVLGGKVKAPEQGAAVRVGIKNATGNTKGTESARVQLVNGGYAFVDSGKADTATSSQVVYGAAEDKAKAVEVAKTLGLPESSVKKGEPAANADVSVALGQDYKIPGQTS, encoded by the coding sequence GTGAACGACCGACAGAACCCGTACGACCCGTACCAGCAGCCGCAGATCATCGGCTACGACGAGTACGGGCAGCCGGTCTACCAGCAGCAGGGGCAGGGGCAGCAGCAGGGGCAGCAGCAGTACGACCCGTACGCCCAGCAGCAGCCCCAACAGCCCCAGCAACAGGACGGCCAGTCGCAGCAGGGCTATGGCTACGGCTACGACCCGTATGCCGGTGCGCAGCAGCAGTACGACCCGTACGCCGCCCAGCACACCCAGCAGCCCACGCAGCAGCCGCAGCAGCCCACGCAGCAGGGATACGGCTACGGCGACGACTACGGCGCGTACGGCTACGACACCGGCCGGCAGCCCGCCGTGGACGACTCCACCCAGCAGTGGACCGCGACCCAGGCCCCTGCCGCGGCCGTGCCGTCACCGCCGGTGCCGGAACAGCGGCGTGAACCCGAGCCACCGGCCGAGCCGGTCGTGCCCGGACAGCGCCGTGCCGACGGTGAGCCGGGTACCGAGCAGTTCGCCTTCATCGAGGAGCCCGACGAGGACTCCGAAGACGTCATCGACTGGCTGAAATTCACCGAGAGCCGCAGTGAGCGGCGCGAGGAGGCACGACGGCGCGGCCACAACCGGATGGTCGCACTGATAGTCGTCGTGGCCCTGGTGGTCGTCGGTGGAGCGGGCTACCTCTGGTTCGCCGGGAAGATCCCGGGCGTCTCGGGCGGCGACGGGCAGAGCACCACGGCGACGGGCCCGCAGAAGCGCGACGTCATCGTCGTCCACCTGCACAACACCAAGAAGGGCGGCACCTCGACGGCGCTGCTCGTCGACAACGTCACCACCGGGCAGGGCACCACGGTCCTGCTCCCCAATTCGCTCGCCGTGGCAGGGGACGACGGGTCCACCACCACGCTGGGCAAGTCGGTCGACGACGACGGGTCCACGGGTACCCGTGAGGCGATAGACACCCTGCTCGGGACCAGCATCAGCGGCACCTGGCGTCTCGACACGCCGTACCTCGAGAACCTCGTCGAGCTCGTCGGCAACATCGAGGTCGACACCGACACGACTGTGCCCGACTCCAAGAAGGGCGCCTCGCCGCTCGTCGACAAGGGGGAGGGGCAGACGCTGAGCGGCCCGATGGCCGTCGCGTACGCGACCTACCAGGGCGAGGGCGAGCCCGAGGCCAAGCAGCTCATGCGCTTCGGCCAGGTCATGCGCAGTGTGCTGCGCAAGCTGTCCGAGGACCCCAAGGCCGCGACCGTCACCATCGAGACGCTCGCCCAGATCCTCGACCCGTCCCTGCCCGAGCAGGACCTGGGCGCCTCGCTGGCGAAGCTCGCCGGGCACGCCAAGGTGGGTGACTACAAGACGGAGCTTCTTCCGGTCCAGGACGACGGGACCCTCACGGAGAAGGCCACCGCGAGCGTGGTCAAGGAAGTCCTGGGCGGCAAGGTGAAGGCCCCGGAACAGGGTGCGGCGGTACGCGTCGGCATCAAGAACGCCACGGGGAACACCAAGGGCACCGAGTCCGCGAGGGTCCAGCTCGTCAACGGCGGCTACGCCTTCGTCGACAGTGGCAAGGCGGATACCGCGACGTCGTCCCAGGTGGTGTATGGGGCCGCTGAGGACAAGGCGAAGGCGGTCGAGGTCGCCAAGACCCTGGGGCTGCCGGAGAGCTCGGTGAAGAAGGGCGAGCCCGCCGCGAACGCGGACGTGTCCGTCGCCCTCGGACAGGACTACAAGATCCCCGGGCAGACGTCGTAA
- the rsfS gene encoding ribosome silencing factor, translated as MTATDRSIELINAAAQAAADRLAHDIIAYDVSDVLSITDAFLLASAPNDRQVKSIVDEIEERLQKELGAKPVRREGDRDARWILLDYVDIVIHVQHSEERVFYALERLWKDCPEIALPEDAVKTRGKAEEHAQLNGGTEGDQS; from the coding sequence GTGACCGCCACGGACCGCTCCATCGAGCTCATCAACGCCGCCGCTCAGGCGGCCGCCGACCGGCTCGCGCACGACATCATCGCCTACGACGTCAGCGATGTGCTGTCGATCACCGACGCCTTCCTGCTGGCTTCGGCCCCCAACGACCGCCAGGTCAAGTCGATCGTCGACGAGATCGAGGAGCGGCTGCAGAAGGAGCTCGGCGCCAAGCCGGTTCGCCGCGAGGGCGACCGCGACGCCCGCTGGATCCTTCTCGACTACGTCGACATCGTGATCCATGTCCAGCACAGCGAGGAGCGTGTGTTCTACGCGCTCGAGCGCCTGTGGAAGGACTGCCCCGAGATCGCCCTCCCCGAGGACGCGGTCAAGACCCGGGGCAAGGCCGAGGAGCACGCCCAGCTCAACGGCGGCACGGAAGGTGACCAGAGCTGA
- a CDS encoding histidine phosphatase family protein, producing the protein MNGSRSGRGRKIVLWRHGQTAWNLERRFQGSTDIELTETGVGQARRAARLLASLKPDAIVASDLRRAAATAAELSSVTGLDVAHDSALRETYAGAWQGLTHEEIVGQYGEQYAAWKRGEPVRRGGGELETEVADRAAPVVLEHAGKLPDAGTLVVVSHGGTIRTTIGRLLGLESHHWEGLGGLSNCCWSVLGEGARGWRLLEHNAGTLPEPVLGDDD; encoded by the coding sequence CTGAACGGCAGCAGGAGCGGCAGAGGCCGCAAGATCGTCCTTTGGCGGCACGGCCAGACGGCGTGGAATCTGGAGCGCCGTTTCCAGGGGTCCACGGACATCGAGCTGACCGAGACCGGCGTCGGGCAGGCCCGCCGCGCCGCCCGGCTGCTCGCGTCGCTGAAGCCGGACGCCATCGTGGCGTCCGACCTTCGGCGCGCCGCGGCCACGGCCGCCGAGCTCAGCTCGGTCACCGGCCTCGACGTCGCCCACGACTCCGCATTGCGTGAGACGTATGCGGGCGCCTGGCAGGGGCTCACGCACGAGGAGATCGTCGGCCAGTACGGCGAGCAGTACGCCGCGTGGAAGCGTGGTGAGCCCGTCCGCAGGGGTGGTGGCGAGCTCGAGACCGAGGTCGCCGACCGGGCCGCCCCTGTGGTGCTGGAGCACGCCGGCAAACTGCCCGACGCCGGTACGCTCGTCGTCGTGAGTCACGGTGGCACCATCCGGACCACCATCGGCCGTCTGCTCGGGCTCGAGTCCCACCACTGGGAGGGGCTCGGCGGGCTCTCCAACTGCTGCTGGTCGGTGCTGGGCGAGGGTGCGCGGGGCTGGCGCCTGCTCGAGCACAATGCCGGGACGCTCCCCGAACCGGTGCTCGGGGACGACGATTAG
- the leuS gene encoding leucine--tRNA ligase, producing MSETNSAAEVAAPHRYTAAMAADIEARWQDFWDAEGTYEAPNPSGDLADGSGLAAKPKRFIMDMFPYPSGAGLHVGHPLGYIATDVYARHQRMTGHNVLHTLGFDAFGLPAEQYAVQTGTHPRASTEANMENMKVQLRRLGLGHDKRRSFATIDAEYYKWTQWIFLQIFNSWYDTEADKARPIADLVAQFESGERPVPGGGEWGALSAADRADILGQYRLAYASDAPVNWAPGLGTVLANEEVTADGRSERGNFPVFKAKLRQWNMRITAYADRLLNDLDGLDWPEAIKLQQRNWIGRSEGARVDFPVDGAGDITVFTTRQDTLFGATYMVLAPEHELVERIIPAAWPEGTHPVWTGGHANPAEAVTAYRKQAAAKSDVERQAEAKDKTGVFTGAYATNPVSGEKVPVFIADYVLMGYGTGAIMAVPAHDARDFAFARAFELPMRCVVEPSDDRGLDTSTWEDAFASYEAKLVNSTNDGISLDGLGVVDAKAKITEWLQAQGVGEGTVNFRLRDWLFSRQRYWGEPFPIVYDEEGIAHPLPESMLPLELPEVEDYSPRTFDPEDADTQPETPLSRNADWVNVTLDLGDGAGLRSYRRETNTMPNWAGSCWYELRYLDPHNDQRLVDPAIEQYWMGPREGQPTGGVDLYVGGAEHAVLHLLYARFWSKVLHDLGHISSAEPFHKLYNQGMIQAFVYRDSRGIAVPAAEVEERDGAYYHAGEKVSRVLGKMGKSLKNAVTPDEICGEYGADTLRLYEMAMGPLDVSRPWDTRAVVGQFRLLQRLWRNVVDEETGEVTVVDTEPGEDTLRALHKAIDGVGQDMVGMRFNTAIAKITELNNHLTKAGGPLSRSVAERLVLLAAPLAPHVAEELWRRLGHSESVVHQDFPVADPAYVVDETVTCVVQIKGKVKARLEVSPSITDEELETLALADENVVAALGGAGIRKVIVRAPKLVNIVPA from the coding sequence ATGAGCGAGACGAATTCCGCGGCCGAGGTGGCCGCGCCGCACCGCTACACGGCAGCGATGGCCGCCGACATCGAGGCACGCTGGCAGGACTTCTGGGACGCCGAGGGGACGTACGAGGCGCCCAACCCGAGCGGTGACCTGGCGGACGGTTCCGGGCTGGCCGCCAAGCCGAAGCGCTTCATCATGGACATGTTCCCGTACCCCTCGGGCGCCGGTCTGCACGTCGGCCACCCGCTGGGCTACATCGCCACCGACGTCTACGCCCGCCACCAGCGGATGACCGGGCACAACGTCCTGCACACCCTGGGCTTCGACGCGTTCGGTCTGCCGGCGGAGCAGTACGCCGTGCAGACGGGCACCCACCCGCGCGCCTCCACCGAGGCCAACATGGAGAACATGAAGGTCCAGCTGCGCCGGCTGGGCCTGGGCCACGACAAGCGCCGCTCCTTCGCGACCATCGACGCGGAGTACTACAAGTGGACCCAGTGGATCTTCCTGCAGATCTTCAACTCCTGGTACGACACCGAGGCCGACAAGGCCCGCCCGATCGCCGACCTGGTCGCCCAGTTCGAGAGCGGTGAGCGCCCGGTACCGGGCGGCGGCGAGTGGGGCGCGCTGAGCGCCGCCGACCGTGCCGACATCCTGGGGCAGTACCGCCTGGCGTACGCCTCGGACGCGCCCGTCAACTGGGCACCCGGGCTGGGCACCGTGCTGGCCAACGAGGAAGTGACGGCGGACGGCCGCTCCGAGCGCGGCAACTTCCCGGTCTTCAAGGCCAAGCTGCGCCAGTGGAACATGCGCATCACCGCCTACGCCGACCGGCTGCTGAACGACCTGGACGGGCTGGACTGGCCCGAGGCCATCAAGCTGCAGCAGCGCAACTGGATCGGTCGTTCCGAGGGCGCGCGCGTCGACTTCCCCGTCGACGGTGCGGGAGACATCACCGTCTTCACCACCCGTCAGGACACCCTGTTCGGCGCGACCTACATGGTGCTGGCGCCCGAACACGAGCTGGTCGAGCGGATCATCCCCGCCGCCTGGCCCGAGGGCACCCACCCGGTGTGGACCGGCGGCCACGCGAACCCGGCCGAGGCCGTCACCGCGTACCGCAAGCAGGCCGCCGCCAAGTCCGACGTCGAGCGGCAGGCCGAGGCCAAGGACAAGACCGGCGTCTTCACCGGTGCCTACGCGACCAACCCGGTCAGCGGCGAGAAGGTCCCCGTCTTCATCGCCGACTACGTCCTGATGGGGTACGGCACCGGCGCGATCATGGCCGTACCGGCGCACGACGCGCGCGACTTCGCCTTCGCGCGCGCCTTCGAGCTGCCGATGCGCTGCGTCGTCGAGCCGTCGGACGACCGCGGTCTGGACACGTCGACGTGGGAGGACGCGTTCGCCTCGTACGAGGCGAAGCTGGTCAACTCGACCAACGACGGGATCTCGCTGGACGGCCTGGGTGTCGTCGACGCCAAGGCGAAGATCACGGAGTGGCTGCAGGCGCAAGGTGTCGGTGAGGGGACCGTCAACTTCCGGCTGCGCGACTGGCTGTTCAGCCGCCAGCGCTACTGGGGCGAGCCCTTCCCCATCGTCTACGACGAGGAGGGCATCGCCCACCCGCTGCCCGAGTCGATGCTGCCGCTGGAGCTGCCCGAGGTCGAGGACTACTCGCCGCGGACCTTCGACCCGGAGGACGCCGACACCCAGCCCGAGACCCCGCTGTCCCGGAACGCCGACTGGGTCAACGTCACCCTGGACCTGGGTGACGGCGCTGGTCTGCGAAGTTACCGCCGCGAGACCAACACCATGCCGAACTGGGCGGGCTCCTGCTGGTACGAACTGCGCTACCTGGACCCGCACAACGACCAGCGACTGGTCGACCCCGCGATCGAGCAGTACTGGATGGGGCCCCGCGAAGGACAGCCCACCGGTGGCGTCGACCTGTACGTCGGCGGTGCGGAGCACGCGGTCCTGCACCTGCTGTACGCGCGTTTCTGGTCCAAGGTGCTGCACGACCTGGGGCACATCTCGTCGGCCGAGCCGTTCCACAAGCTGTACAACCAGGGCATGATCCAGGCCTTCGTCTACCGCGACAGCCGCGGTATCGCAGTCCCGGCGGCCGAGGTCGAGGAGCGCGACGGGGCCTACTACCACGCGGGCGAGAAGGTCAGTCGCGTCCTGGGCAAGATGGGCAAGTCCCTGAAGAACGCCGTCACACCCGACGAGATCTGCGGCGAGTACGGGGCGGACACCCTGCGGCTGTACGAGATGGCCATGGGCCCTCTGGACGTCTCGCGCCCTTGGGACACCCGGGCCGTGGTCGGCCAGTTCCGGCTGCTGCAGCGGCTGTGGCGCAATGTCGTCGACGAGGAGACCGGTGAGGTCACCGTCGTGGACACGGAACCCGGTGAGGACACGCTGCGGGCGCTGCACAAGGCCATCGACGGTGTGGGCCAGGACATGGTGGGGATGCGCTTCAACACCGCCATCGCCAAGATCACCGAGCTGAACAACCACCTGACGAAGGCGGGCGGTCCGCTGTCGCGTTCGGTCGCCGAGCGGCTGGTGCTGCTGGCGGCGCCCCTGGCGCCGCACGTGGCGGAGGAGCTGTGGCGCCGACTGGGCCACAGCGAGTCCGTCGTGCACCAGGACTTCCCGGTCGCCGACCCGGCCTACGTCGTGGACGAGACGGTGACCTGCGTGGTGCAGATCAAGGGCAAGGTCAAAGCACGCCTAGAGGTCTCCCCTTCCATCACGGACGAGGAGCTGGAGACACTGGCCCTGGCCGACGAGAACGTCGTCGCCGCGCTGGGCGGGGCCGGGATCCGCAAGGTGATCGTGCGGGCGCCGAAGCTGGTCAACATCGTCCCCGCCTGA
- a CDS encoding DegV family protein, translated as MSRHVAIVTDSTAYLPPQTMERHGITAVPLTVVLGDQALEEGTEISARSLALALQKRRSVTTSRPSPDVFAATYRAVAETGATGIVSLHLSSELSGTYDAAVLAAKEAAIPVRVVDTGMVAMALGFCALAAAEAGEAGGGLDEAVAAADKRAAGTSAFFYVDTLDYLRRGGRIGAAQALLGSALAVKPLLRLEDGRIEMLEKVRTASKAIARLEEIVAAKAGAGAVDIAVHHLAAPEGAERLAERLRGRIPGLVDLHVSEVGAVIGAHTGPGLLGVVVAPR; from the coding sequence ATGTCCCGCCATGTCGCGATCGTCACCGATTCAACGGCCTACCTGCCGCCCCAGACGATGGAACGGCACGGCATCACCGCGGTGCCGCTCACCGTCGTCCTGGGCGATCAGGCACTGGAGGAAGGCACCGAGATCTCGGCCCGGTCGCTGGCGCTAGCCCTGCAGAAGCGCCGATCCGTGACCACGTCACGGCCCAGCCCGGACGTCTTCGCCGCCACGTACCGAGCCGTGGCGGAGACGGGGGCCACAGGCATCGTCTCCCTCCACCTGTCCTCAGAACTCTCCGGCACGTACGACGCCGCCGTGCTCGCGGCGAAGGAGGCGGCCATCCCGGTGCGGGTGGTGGATACCGGCATGGTCGCCATGGCCCTGGGGTTCTGCGCCCTTGCCGCCGCGGAAGCGGGCGAGGCGGGCGGCGGTCTGGACGAGGCGGTCGCAGCGGCCGACAAGCGGGCGGCCGGCACGTCGGCCTTCTTCTACGTGGACACGCTGGACTACCTGCGCAGAGGCGGGCGCATCGGCGCCGCGCAGGCGTTGCTGGGATCGGCCCTGGCCGTCAAGCCACTGCTCCGCCTCGAGGACGGCCGCATCGAGATGCTGGAGAAGGTGCGGACCGCGTCCAAGGCGATCGCACGACTCGAGGAGATCGTCGCCGCGAAGGCCGGCGCGGGTGCCGTGGACATCGCCGTCCACCACCTGGCCGCTCCGGAGGGCGCCGAGCGGCTGGCGGAACGGCTGCGGGGACGAATTCCTGGGCTCGTCGACCTGCATGTGAGCGAAGTCGGTGCGGTGATCGGGGCGCACACCGGTCCCGGACTGCTGGGAGTGGTCGTCGCGCCCCGCTGA